Proteins encoded in a region of the Vicia villosa cultivar HV-30 ecotype Madison, WI linkage group LG5, Vvil1.0, whole genome shotgun sequence genome:
- the LOC131604456 gene encoding uncharacterized protein LOC131604456: MSIVEEKVTPHSPVGKGCSQCDVATSSSDYSECNLCCKHHRSVKNDLLAPQVNDKKKHIFGVSTRLCKHFVGGLETTNMNKKILLTFRHDPVFSLVYHFHKQQHLQRAKMTLNRSESFPFPYSLSRRKERLYTDNETKKPVLFVSSKTACEQVMPSVAKAKVNGNFNMNEAFIIVKDVKFSSVSAKGQNSLKQKIENVTGERGKEKIRVAMDSVIHKLPQGQRLSDRLKNEILKKLKEPIIKREVQRKNSIRRTVSLQEPLESYCKTLESSFKTEARASQSEKLKLEKQRSHSPLRMLIPLQRILSLPDLQSFSYTSQKGDFSDFTPENQIIIDKNDLVISNILKSSGSISKSVSTDKPNNVAQKTEIRTNKLTYEIPQIHVDTKLKDEFNYVKYVLEISGFTTNDSTSAWHSRDTPLDPSLYEEMENDPEFCGKVSGECNHHVLFDLINETMLEIYGRSYGYLPSSIVGCHVLHKVWTLMSKSLCLGYKVGQKIDDHVSRDLARNDGWVNIQFYDECFGLEVDHMIFHDLLKEIVLDLALL, from the exons ATGTCTATC GTTGAAGAAAAGGTGACACCGCATTCTCCGGTTGGAAAAGGGTGTTCACAATGTGATGTTGCTACATCTAGCAGCGATTACTCGGAATGTAACTTATGCTGCAAGCATCATCGGTCGGTGAAAAATGACTTACTTGCGCCACAAGTAAATGATAAAAAGAAGCATATATTTGGTGTTTCCACTCGTCTATGCAAGCATTTTGTTGGTGGTTTGGAAACAACCAACATGAACAAGAAAATATTATTAACATTTCGTCATGATCCCGTCTTTTCTTTGGTCTATCACTTTCATAAACAACAGCATTTGCAAAGAGCGAAAATGACACTAAATAGGTCTGAATCATTTCCTTTTCCTTACTCATTATCAAGACGGAAAGAAAGATTATACACCGACAACGAAACAAAAAAGCCGGTTCTATTTGTGTCATCAAAAACTGCATGTGAACAGGTCATGCCATCGGTAGCAAAAGCGAAAGTAAATGGAAATTTCAATATGAATGAAGCATTTATAATAGTAAAAGATGTTAAGTTTTCTTCGGTATCTGCAAAGGGTCAAAATAGTCTCAAACAAAAAATTGAGAATGTAACTGGCGAGAGGGGTAAAGAAAAGATTCGCGTTGCAATGGATTCTGTCATTCATAAACTTCCTCAAGGACAAAGGCTATCGGATCGATTGAAgaatgaaattttgaagaaattgaaagaacctatTATTAAAAGAGAAGTTCAACGCAAAAACTCCATAAGAAGGACCGTGTCGCTTCAAGAACCGCTCGAAAGTTATTGTAAAACGCTAGAGAGCAGCTTCAAAACAGAAGCAAGAGCCTCTCAATCAGAGAAACTAAAGTTAGAAAAACAAAGGTCGCATTCGCCGTTGAGAATGTTGATACCTCTTCAAAGAATTCTTTCATTACCTGATCTTCAATCTTTTTCCTATACTTCTCAGAAGGGAGATTTTTCTGATTTTACCCCGGAAAATCAAATCATCATAGATAAAAATGATTTGGTGATCAGTAATATCTTGAAATCATCAG GTTCAATTTCTAAGTCAGTTTCTACCGACAAACCAAACAATGTTGCTCAAAAAACGGAGATTCGAACCAACAAGTTGACCTATGAGATTCCTCAAATTCATGTGGACACCAAACTCAAAGATGAGTTCAACTATGTGAAATATGTACTTGAAATATCTGGATTCACAACTAATGATAGCACTTCAGCATGGCATTCTAGAGACACTCCACTTGATCCATCACTATATGAAGAAATGGAAAATGATCCTGAATTTTGTGGTAAAGTAAGTGGTGAATGTAATCACCATGTattgtttgatttgattaatgagaCAATGTTGGAGATTTATGGTAGGTCATATGGTTACCTTCCTTCTTCTATTGTAGGGTGTCATGTTCTCCATAAAGTATGGACTCTTATGAGTAAGTCTTTGTGTTTAGGATATAAAGTTGGCCAAAAGATAGATGATCATGTAAGTAGGGATTTAGCAAGAAATGATGGGTGGGTTAACATTCAATTTTATGATGAATGTTTTGGTTTGGAGGTGGATCACATGATTTTTCATGATCTACTTAAGGAAATAGTGTTGGATTTAGCTTTGTTATGA